In the genome of Halapricum salinum, one region contains:
- a CDS encoding aminoglycoside N(3)-acetyltransferase, with translation MGDRELVERTAEPVTTEQIVADLRDLGVEAGDTLLVHSSLTAVGWTVGGAQAVVEGLQQTVTESGSVVVPTHTAQYTDPGGWSNPPVPEDWYETVRRERPAYRPDVTPSYGVGAIPECLRTYPEAVRSRHPVFSFAAWGTDADAIVSGHSFDDGLGENSPLREVYDRGGSVLLLGVGHEVNTSAHLAEYRADIATERTENTVPILQDGERTMLTYTDIETSTEDFEELGADFTEEVGVQRGTVGEAEATVLDQPSLVDFAVEWFEENRERV, from the coding sequence ATGGGCGACCGAGAACTCGTCGAACGCACTGCCGAGCCGGTGACGACCGAGCAGATCGTCGCAGACCTCCGAGACCTCGGTGTCGAAGCCGGTGACACGCTCCTCGTCCACTCGTCGCTGACTGCGGTCGGCTGGACCGTCGGCGGCGCGCAGGCCGTCGTCGAGGGACTTCAGCAGACAGTCACCGAGTCGGGGTCGGTCGTCGTCCCGACTCACACCGCGCAGTACACCGATCCCGGCGGCTGGTCGAACCCGCCCGTGCCCGAGGACTGGTACGAGACTGTCAGAAGAGAGCGACCGGCCTACCGACCCGACGTGACCCCGAGCTACGGCGTCGGCGCGATTCCGGAGTGTCTCCGCACGTATCCCGAGGCCGTCCGGAGTCGCCACCCCGTGTTCTCGTTTGCGGCGTGGGGCACCGACGCCGACGCGATCGTTTCGGGCCACAGCTTCGACGACGGACTGGGCGAGAACTCACCACTACGTGAGGTCTACGATCGCGGCGGATCGGTCCTGTTACTCGGCGTCGGCCACGAAGTGAACACCTCGGCACATCTCGCGGAATATCGTGCGGACATCGCGACCGAACGGACCGAGAACACGGTCCCGATCCTGCAGGACGGCGAGCGGACGATGCTCACCTACACGGATATCGAGACGAGCACCGAGGACTTCGAGGAGCTCGGCGCGGACTTCACAGAGGAGGTCGGAGTGCAGCGAGGGACCGTCGGCGAGGCCGAGGCGACGGTGCTCGATCAGCCGTCGCTGGTGGACTTCGCGGTGGAGTGGTTCGAGGAGAATCGAGAACGCGTCTAG
- a CDS encoding helix-turn-helix domain-containing protein produces the protein MASGIRATVAFPASVCPIAACVQAAGTAVTNVVTSVAGEAGCVTEFATAQPLDVDDSDVVSVFSRGSTHWYRCRHGHGESCPCARLGHFECAVARYAVREETLTLVFYASDYEQLQTVVGDLREHFPDIDIKRLVRSPTDTEETDSVYVDRGRLTDRQLETLERAYEMGYFERPRRANATEIAAALEIDRSTFSQHLAAAETKLIEDVLERGP, from the coding sequence ATGGCGTCCGGGATCCGTGCCACGGTCGCGTTTCCGGCCTCGGTCTGTCCGATCGCCGCGTGCGTCCAGGCGGCCGGAACGGCCGTCACGAACGTCGTGACCAGCGTCGCCGGCGAGGCAGGGTGCGTGACGGAGTTCGCGACGGCACAGCCACTCGACGTTGACGACAGCGATGTCGTCTCGGTGTTCTCCCGGGGCTCGACCCACTGGTATCGCTGCCGCCACGGCCACGGCGAGTCGTGTCCGTGCGCACGGCTGGGCCACTTCGAATGCGCCGTCGCCCGCTACGCCGTCCGCGAGGAGACGCTGACGCTCGTCTTCTACGCCAGCGACTACGAACAGCTCCAGACCGTCGTCGGCGACCTCCGCGAACACTTCCCCGATATCGACATCAAGCGCCTCGTCCGCTCGCCGACCGACACCGAAGAGACAGACAGCGTCTACGTCGACCGCGGCAGACTCACCGATCGTCAGCTCGAAACTCTCGAACGAGCCTACGAGATGGGGTACTTCGAGCGACCGCGACGGGCCAACGCGACCGAGATCGCCGCCGCCCTGGAGATCGACCGGTCGACGTTCAGCCAGCACCTGGCGGCCGCGGAGACGAAACTCATCGAAGACGTCCTCGAACGCGGTCCCTAG
- a CDS encoding fluoride efflux transporter FluC yields MTGPAILVGLGGVFGALARHLVGSRIETENGDTFAVNVLGSFALGVLTTAQLSPSLGFVFATGFCGAFTTFSSFAFETVRLYERGKRRRALGNAGLTLVAALVGVTLGAAIGSLVANVA; encoded by the coding sequence ATGACCGGTCCCGCGATTCTGGTCGGCCTCGGCGGTGTGTTCGGGGCGCTGGCCCGCCATCTCGTCGGCTCGCGGATCGAGACCGAGAACGGAGATACCTTCGCTGTCAACGTGCTCGGGAGTTTCGCACTCGGCGTGCTCACGACCGCACAGCTGTCGCCGTCGCTCGGATTCGTCTTCGCGACCGGCTTCTGCGGGGCGTTCACGACGTTTTCGTCCTTCGCGTTCGAGACCGTACGACTCTACGAGCGCGGGAAGCGACGCCGTGCGCTCGGCAACGCCGGGCTGACGCTCGTGGCCGCGCTCGTTGGTGTGACACTCGGGGCCGCGATTGGTTCTCTCGTGGCGAACGTGGCGTAG
- a CDS encoding BsuPI-related putative proteinase inhibitor, whose translation MTLDCTLSVEQADGELSITLTATNTGSEPVELTFSDGQTIEAVAEHGSQEIWRYSEGRMFTQALRTERLAPDERLVESVTWSQPPAGGYDVRAWLCANGVDCGATAAVSP comes from the coding sequence ATGACGCTGGACTGTACGCTCTCGGTCGAGCAGGCCGACGGGGAGCTCTCGATCACGCTCACGGCGACGAACACAGGTTCGGAGCCGGTCGAGCTGACGTTCTCGGACGGACAGACGATCGAAGCCGTTGCCGAACACGGCAGCCAGGAGATCTGGCGCTACAGCGAGGGGCGGATGTTCACCCAGGCGTTGCGGACGGAGAGGCTGGCTCCCGACGAGCGGCTGGTCGAGTCGGTCACCTGGAGTCAACCGCCGGCAGGCGGGTACGACGTTCGGGCGTGGCTGTGTGCGAACGGGGTCGACTGCGGGGCGACAGCGGCGGTCAGCCCCTGA
- a CDS encoding protein-L-isoaspartate O-methyltransferase family protein: MDLAVLRGDMVDSLEHESKGCLTDERVSLAMREVPRHEFVDAEQGAYADRAFESHGTRVLAPSTAARLLDALAPEPDERALVVGSGVGYTTAVVAEVVGAAETHAIDIDRRLVYEARSNLSKAGYEEVLVDRGDGADGLPAYAPYDCILVEAAAIEPPRALLDQLAEDGRLVLPLGGGEQTLSVVAKDRSIERHGTVAFQPLLVDGESPSSIERNRMHREDQEFARKHAESRAGWEQEWIDWDGI; this comes from the coding sequence ATGGATCTGGCGGTGCTGCGCGGCGACATGGTCGACAGCCTCGAACACGAGAGCAAGGGCTGTCTCACCGACGAGCGCGTCTCGCTGGCGATGCGGGAGGTCCCACGTCACGAGTTCGTCGACGCGGAGCAGGGTGCCTACGCCGACCGAGCGTTCGAGAGCCACGGGACTCGCGTCCTCGCGCCCTCGACCGCCGCGCGCCTGCTGGACGCGCTCGCGCCCGAGCCAGACGAACGCGCGCTGGTCGTCGGCTCCGGTGTGGGCTACACTACGGCTGTCGTCGCCGAGGTCGTCGGTGCCGCCGAGACACACGCCATCGACATCGATCGCCGGCTCGTCTACGAGGCGCGCTCGAACCTCTCGAAGGCGGGCTACGAGGAGGTGCTCGTCGACCGCGGTGACGGGGCCGACGGCCTCCCCGCCTACGCCCCCTACGACTGCATTCTCGTCGAGGCCGCCGCCATCGAACCGCCGCGGGCACTGCTCGATCAACTGGCCGAAGACGGCCGGCTCGTCCTGCCACTCGGTGGCGGCGAGCAGACCCTCTCGGTCGTCGCGAAAGACCGCTCGATCGAGCGCCACGGAACGGTCGCCTTCCAGCCGCTGCTGGTCGACGGCGAGTCGCCGAGCTCGATCGAGCGCAACCGGATGCACCGCGAGGATCAGGAGTTCGCCCGCAAGCACGCCGAATCCCGGGCCGGCTGGGAGCAGGAATGGATCGACTGGGATGGCATTTAG
- a CDS encoding pyridoxamine 5'-phosphate oxidase family protein, with product MGLDQQTELSRDEIDALLGRHETGVLSLARGDEPYAVPISYGYDADDRQLYLRLVSTPESEKRQFVRSDAPARLVVYEEGDGIYESVVAIGTLEEIPREELTVEHVEQYGDAKRPLFEIWGQAKSDLDVELYRLDPETLSGHRIFLDRDSVSQ from the coding sequence ATGGGTTTGGATCAGCAGACAGAACTCTCTCGCGACGAGATCGACGCCCTGCTCGGCCGCCACGAGACCGGCGTCCTCTCGCTCGCCCGTGGGGACGAGCCCTACGCCGTCCCGATCTCCTACGGCTACGACGCTGACGACCGGCAGTTGTATCTGCGACTCGTTTCGACGCCCGAGAGCGAGAAACGCCAGTTCGTCCGCTCGGACGCACCGGCACGCCTCGTCGTCTACGAGGAGGGCGACGGGATCTACGAGAGCGTCGTCGCTATCGGGACGCTCGAAGAGATTCCACGAGAGGAACTGACCGTCGAGCACGTCGAACAGTACGGCGACGCCAAACGCCCGCTGTTCGAGATCTGGGGCCAGGCCAAATCGGATCTCGACGTCGAGCTCTATCGCCTCGACCCCGAGACCCTGAGCGGTCACCGTATCTTTCTCGATCGTGACTCCGTCTCACAGTAA
- a CDS encoding metal-dependent hydrolase has translation MYRTGHQGVNLVLFAPVFAALAASGRVVLGAVGVGIVFLTASMPDIDIKLPVVAHRGITHTVWAAAAVGLAVVGPVYYFREPIVSAAPDLGAYSPLTLAAYVGGCLSFSILGHLVGDLLTPMGIRPFQPLSDRSFSLSLWTADSIANKALFGVGVVSIAGTVYLLAGV, from the coding sequence GTGTACCGAACCGGCCATCAGGGCGTCAACCTCGTCCTCTTTGCGCCCGTGTTCGCGGCGCTCGCCGCCAGCGGCCGCGTCGTCCTCGGCGCCGTCGGCGTCGGGATCGTCTTTCTGACCGCGTCGATGCCCGATATCGATATCAAACTCCCCGTCGTCGCCCACCGCGGAATCACGCACACCGTCTGGGCCGCGGCGGCGGTCGGCCTCGCGGTCGTCGGCCCCGTCTACTACTTCCGGGAACCGATCGTCTCGGCGGCCCCGGATCTGGGTGCCTACTCGCCGCTGACGTTGGCGGCGTACGTCGGCGGCTGCCTCTCGTTCTCGATCCTGGGCCACCTGGTCGGGGACCTCCTGACGCCGATGGGAATCAGGCCGTTCCAACCGCTTTCGGACCGGTCGTTCTCGCTGTCGCTGTGGACGGCCGACTCGATCGCCAACAAGGCGCTGTTCGGCGTCGGCGTGGTCTCCATCGCCGGAACGGTCTATCTCCTCGCCGGCGTGTAG
- a CDS encoding DsbA family protein encodes MRDYEATGRSTRRRFLAGTAVAGAIGLAGCGNLGGTDVDKTTVPPDVETLPTPVLGDPDADVTVMAFEDYVCGHCASYVTETFPELLTEYIEPGTIRYEHHDFPLPLSDESWRAPNAARAVQDTVGVEAYWEYSTALYANQNDLGPDLYETLAEQVGADPETVRTAAVEEEYDATVVADRGYGRSLDVDSTPTIFVDGSMVQGYGYDTVAQAIDDAL; translated from the coding sequence ATGAGAGACTACGAGGCGACAGGCAGATCGACACGACGGCGGTTCCTGGCCGGGACGGCGGTCGCGGGCGCGATCGGACTGGCCGGCTGTGGGAACCTGGGCGGCACGGACGTCGACAAGACGACGGTCCCACCTGACGTCGAGACGCTCCCGACGCCGGTACTCGGCGACCCCGACGCCGACGTGACCGTGATGGCCTTCGAAGACTACGTCTGTGGCCACTGTGCCAGCTACGTCACCGAGACGTTCCCGGAGCTGCTGACCGAGTACATCGAACCCGGGACGATCCGCTACGAACACCACGACTTCCCCCTCCCGCTGAGCGACGAGTCCTGGCGTGCGCCCAACGCCGCCCGTGCCGTTCAGGACACCGTGGGTGTAGAGGCCTACTGGGAGTACTCCACGGCGCTGTACGCAAACCAGAACGATCTCGGTCCCGACCTCTACGAGACGCTGGCCGAGCAGGTCGGTGCCGACCCCGAAACCGTTCGGACGGCGGCTGTCGAAGAGGAGTACGACGCGACGGTGGTGGCAGACAGGGGGTACGGCCGGAGTCTCGACGTCGACTCGACGCCGACGATCTTCGTCGACGGATCCATGGTCCAGGGTTACGGCTACGACACGGTCGCCCAGGCCATCGACGACGCGCTGTAG
- a CDS encoding tRNA (cytidine(56)-2'-O)-methyltransferase, protein MQEEPEVVVLRLGHRPGRDERMTTHVGLTARALGADKLVLEDVASGRKETVTDITDRFGGPFEVEVTDEVMGRIRSWDGPIVHLTMYGEPVQKVEDEIRAAHREGALLVVVGAEKIPFEVYEHADFNVGVTNQPHSEIAALAVFLDRLFEGRELDREWEDADQVVVPQEAGKKVVDPDELDNPSEL, encoded by the coding sequence ATGCAAGAGGAACCCGAGGTCGTCGTCCTCCGGCTTGGCCACCGGCCGGGCCGGGACGAACGGATGACGACCCACGTCGGGCTCACCGCGCGGGCACTGGGGGCCGACAAGCTCGTGCTGGAGGACGTCGCGTCGGGCCGCAAGGAGACTGTGACGGACATCACCGATCGCTTCGGCGGCCCCTTCGAGGTCGAAGTCACGGACGAAGTGATGGGCCGGATTCGCTCGTGGGACGGCCCGATCGTCCACCTGACGATGTATGGCGAGCCCGTCCAGAAGGTCGAAGACGAGATTCGAGCCGCACATCGAGAGGGGGCGCTGCTCGTGGTCGTGGGTGCCGAGAAGATCCCTTTCGAGGTGTACGAGCACGCGGATTTCAACGTGGGTGTGACGAACCAGCCCCACTCGGAGATTGCCGCGCTGGCAGTGTTTCTGGACCGACTGTTCGAGGGTCGGGAACTGGATCGGGAGTGGGAAGACGCCGATCAGGTGGTCGTTCCGCAGGAAGCTGGGAAGAAGGTTGTCGACCCGGACGAACTAGACAACCCGTCTGAACTGTAA
- a CDS encoding fluoride efflux transporter FluC yields the protein MTTSRSHALSRAEPLLLIAVGGFVGAALRYAVSNALPGGFPWGTLAVNVLGSFALAIVLYEAHLADLLSAETRLILGTGLLSSFTTYSTFAVETAALDPTLAVANVLANYVLAFLAVIAGRAVTRGALA from the coding sequence ATGACGACCAGCCGGTCGCACGCCCTCTCCCGTGCCGAACCACTCCTGCTGATCGCCGTGGGCGGGTTCGTCGGCGCAGCTCTGCGATACGCCGTCTCGAATGCGCTCCCTGGTGGCTTTCCCTGGGGGACGCTGGCGGTGAACGTCCTCGGGAGTTTCGCGCTCGCGATCGTCCTCTACGAGGCCCATCTCGCCGATCTGCTGAGCGCCGAGACGCGACTCATCCTCGGAACTGGCCTGCTGTCCTCGTTCACGACTTACAGCACCTTCGCCGTCGAGACCGCCGCGCTCGACCCCACGCTGGCGGTCGCGAACGTCCTCGCGAACTACGTCCTCGCCTTTCTGGCCGTGATCGCCGGCCGGGCCGTCACGAGGGGGGCGCTCGCATGA
- a CDS encoding DUF2797 domain-containing protein: MQIVGYDTGVPDGGPALVLASDGTLQREPLTPGTDLALTLGERHCAGTIDYSGASERTAAPDGARHLACDRSTAPYCDQHTDRWPCARCTGNCDLPLESCREDHAIYLAAFAPATFKVGVTRSWRLDTRLREQGADRAAHLRTVADGRVARQIEAEIATDIGDRVRVPTKIDGIHEPVDESAWSDLLADFDPIDTFEFEYGFDLAERPVAETLATGSVRGTQGRVLVLERNGSTYAVNMRDLVGYEVSREASSRQLQSSLGAFQ; encoded by the coding sequence GTGCAGATCGTCGGCTACGACACGGGCGTCCCCGACGGCGGACCCGCACTCGTCCTGGCCAGCGACGGCACTCTCCAGCGGGAACCCCTGACGCCGGGGACCGACCTCGCGCTCACGTTGGGCGAGCGCCACTGTGCCGGGACGATCGACTACTCGGGAGCGAGCGAACGGACGGCGGCCCCCGACGGCGCCCGCCATCTCGCCTGCGATCGCTCCACGGCACCGTACTGTGACCAGCACACCGACCGCTGGCCCTGTGCGCGGTGTACCGGAAATTGCGATCTCCCACTCGAAAGCTGTCGGGAGGACCACGCGATCTACCTGGCAGCGTTCGCGCCGGCGACGTTCAAGGTCGGCGTCACCCGGTCGTGGCGACTCGACACCCGACTGCGCGAGCAGGGGGCCGACCGGGCAGCCCACCTCCGAACCGTCGCCGACGGCCGTGTCGCCCGCCAGATCGAGGCCGAGATCGCGACCGATATCGGCGACCGCGTCCGCGTCCCGACGAAGATCGACGGCATCCACGAGCCCGTCGACGAGAGCGCCTGGAGCGACCTCCTCGCCGATTTCGACCCGATCGACACGTTCGAATTCGAGTACGGCTTCGACCTCGCCGAACGCCCGGTCGCCGAGACGCTGGCGACCGGCTCCGTCCGCGGTACGCAGGGCCGAGTGCTCGTGCTCGAGCGCAACGGGAGCACCTACGCCGTGAACATGCGCGATCTGGTGGGCTACGAGGTGTCCCGGGAAGCCTCGTCCCGACAGTTGCAGTCGAGTCTCGGTGCATTCCAGTGA
- a CDS encoding NRDE family protein, giving the protein MCTLVFAWQVFADASLVAAANRDEAFDRPSRPPETFGDGPRILAPRDEDAGGTWIGVNDQGVFVAITNRWTGQQRVGDRSRGLLVRECLEQGSAEEAVRYVERDLDERVYEGFNLAVADANSALFLEYDERVQIRNFDPGVHVVGNTGADGHYEIPEEPPRLRDAAERQAENVDRLQTVLQPEPGEDAAAWLDRAAGTIRDHEFGVCIHGDGFGTRSSSLVSISADGIEYRYADGPPCETDYSRVESDL; this is encoded by the coding sequence GTGTGTACGCTCGTCTTCGCCTGGCAGGTCTTCGCCGACGCGTCGCTGGTCGCCGCGGCCAACCGTGACGAGGCGTTCGACCGACCGTCGAGACCGCCCGAGACGTTCGGCGACGGGCCGCGGATCCTCGCTCCTCGCGACGAGGACGCGGGTGGGACGTGGATCGGCGTCAACGACCAGGGAGTGTTCGTCGCGATCACGAACCGCTGGACCGGCCAGCAGCGCGTCGGTGATCGCTCTCGCGGCCTGCTGGTCAGAGAGTGTCTCGAACAGGGCAGTGCAGAAGAGGCGGTCAGATACGTCGAGCGCGATCTCGACGAGCGCGTCTACGAGGGGTTCAACCTCGCCGTCGCGGACGCGAACTCGGCGCTCTTTCTGGAGTACGACGAACGGGTCCAGATCCGCAATTTCGATCCCGGTGTCCACGTCGTCGGCAACACTGGTGCGGACGGCCACTACGAGATCCCCGAGGAACCGCCGCGACTCCGAGACGCCGCAGAGCGGCAGGCCGAGAACGTCGACCGCCTGCAGACGGTGCTTCAGCCCGAACCCGGCGAAGACGCGGCGGCCTGGCTCGACCGCGCGGCGGGAACCATCCGCGACCACGAATTCGGCGTCTGTATCCACGGCGACGGCTTCGGGACGCGCTCGTCCTCGCTCGTTTCGATCAGTGCGGACGGGATCGAGTATCGCTACGCCGACGGGCCGCCGTGTGAGACCGACTACAGTCGTGTCGAGAGCGATCTGTGA
- a CDS encoding FAD-binding oxidoreductase, whose amino-acid sequence MDVPRHLSQHEQATRLPLVTDEGTVTLVEPMDESRNDAVLSAIRERLDRAVGTPRLLDDVENGADYRWGKLYSELREAGVSRRRIAEIETLAERFERPYPSLLRMRVDVDSRLDFAPGQYVTLRAHDTPRAYSLANSPSEDELEFCIRRVPSGRLTSDLFVHSEVGDRVVVRGPNGEMVLDEPSGEDMVFMATGTGVAPFKSMIDYVFEQGWDTHAGEPRDIWLFLGCGWEDDLPHREQFRAYDREHEHFHFVPTLTREPLLTDWDGETDYVQQVLLAYLDDDALAAADLPPGLAAYRDLQPARDIDARIDPGNVELYACGITAMVGVLVDAARAVGIPEDAMQYEGFG is encoded by the coding sequence ATGGACGTGCCGCGGCACCTGAGCCAGCACGAGCAGGCCACACGCCTGCCACTGGTGACCGACGAGGGGACGGTCACGCTGGTCGAACCGATGGACGAGAGCCGTAACGACGCGGTGCTTTCGGCGATCCGCGAGCGTCTCGATCGCGCGGTTGGAACTCCGAGACTGCTCGACGACGTCGAAAACGGGGCCGACTACCGCTGGGGGAAGCTCTACAGCGAGTTGCGCGAAGCGGGTGTCTCCCGCCGACGGATCGCCGAGATCGAGACGCTGGCCGAGCGCTTCGAACGGCCCTACCCCTCGCTGTTGCGCATGCGCGTCGACGTCGACTCCCGCCTCGATTTCGCGCCCGGGCAGTACGTCACGCTGCGGGCCCACGACACGCCGCGGGCGTACTCGCTGGCCAATTCACCCAGCGAAGACGAACTGGAATTTTGCATTCGCCGGGTGCCCAGCGGCCGACTGACGAGTGATCTGTTCGTCCACAGCGAGGTCGGCGACCGCGTCGTCGTCCGCGGCCCGAACGGCGAGATGGTACTCGACGAACCTTCCGGCGAGGACATGGTGTTCATGGCCACCGGGACCGGTGTCGCCCCATTTAAAAGTATGATCGACTACGTCTTCGAGCAGGGCTGGGACACACATGCGGGCGAGCCGCGCGATATCTGGCTATTCTTGGGGTGTGGCTGGGAGGACGACCTCCCTCACCGCGAGCAGTTTCGGGCCTACGACCGCGAACACGAACACTTCCACTTCGTCCCGACGCTCACCCGCGAACCCCTGCTCACCGACTGGGACGGCGAGACCGACTACGTTCAGCAAGTTCTGCTGGCGTATCTCGACGACGACGCGCTGGCGGCGGCCGACCTGCCGCCGGGGCTGGCCGCCTACCGCGACCTCCAGCCAGCACGTGACATCGACGCCCGGATCGATCCCGGGAACGTCGAACTGTACGCCTGCGGGATCACCGCGATGGTCGGGGTGCTGGTCGACGCGGCTCGCGCGGTTGGGATTCCCGAGGATGCGATGCAGTACGAGGGGTTCGGGTAG
- a CDS encoding aminotransferase class V-fold PLP-dependent enzyme — translation MDPEQLRADIPALDSAVYLNTGASSPSPRRVVDRVTDFAQFFEYEAPVGQGVYQVAWEIYEESRETIADFLGAQPHEIALTQSTADGMNLIASALDLADEDTVVARTDLEHPAGILPWNRLSDLDDVEVRVMETNAGRLDRETVEAVAAETDLFVFSSLTWTHGTRMPVAEISEIAHDADARVLVDAVQSPGQYPVDLHEWGADFVVGAGHKWLLGPWGSGFLYVAEEAMDALIPRRIGYRSVEEPADPEYEFKRGAPRFEVGTTSPLPHVGLAEAIDLLEEIGIERIESRIERLTDRLKDGLDDEQLLSPREYESGLVTFRVDDPDATVERLREQGVIVRALPYPRAVRASVHAFNDASDVDALLAALDETA, via the coding sequence ATGGATCCCGAGCAGCTACGCGCAGACATCCCGGCGCTCGACTCGGCTGTGTATCTCAACACGGGCGCGTCGAGTCCCAGTCCTCGCCGCGTCGTCGATCGCGTCACCGACTTCGCACAGTTCTTCGAGTACGAGGCTCCCGTCGGCCAGGGCGTCTACCAGGTCGCCTGGGAGATCTACGAGGAGAGTCGCGAGACCATCGCCGACTTCCTGGGCGCACAACCCCACGAGATCGCGCTCACCCAGAGCACCGCCGACGGGATGAATCTGATAGCGAGCGCACTCGATCTCGCGGACGAGGATACCGTCGTCGCCCGGACCGACCTCGAACACCCCGCGGGAATCCTTCCGTGGAATCGTCTCTCGGATCTGGACGACGTCGAGGTCCGAGTCATGGAGACGAATGCGGGGCGACTGGATCGCGAGACGGTCGAAGCCGTCGCCGCAGAGACCGACCTGTTCGTGTTCAGCTCGCTCACCTGGACCCACGGGACGCGCATGCCGGTCGCAGAGATCAGCGAGATCGCCCACGACGCCGACGCGCGCGTGCTCGTCGACGCCGTCCAGTCTCCCGGGCAGTACCCCGTCGACCTCCACGAGTGGGGTGCGGACTTCGTCGTCGGCGCGGGCCACAAGTGGCTGCTCGGCCCCTGGGGCAGCGGCTTCCTCTACGTCGCCGAGGAGGCGATGGACGCGCTGATCCCGCGGCGGATCGGCTATCGCTCGGTCGAGGAGCCGGCCGATCCCGAGTACGAGTTCAAGCGCGGCGCACCTCGCTTCGAGGTCGGCACGACGTCGCCGCTCCCGCACGTCGGACTCGCCGAGGCGATCGACCTCCTCGAGGAGATCGGGATCGAGCGGATCGAGTCGCGGATCGAGCGCCTGACCGACCGGCTCAAGGACGGGCTGGACGACGAACAGCTGCTGAGTCCGCGCGAGTACGAGTCCGGGCTGGTGACGTTCCGGGTCGACGACCCAGACGCGACGGTCGAACGGCTGCGCGAGCAGGGCGTGATCGTCCGGGCGCTGCCCTATCCGCGAGCGGTCCGGGCGTCCGTCCACGCGTTCAACGACGCGTCGGACGTCGACGCACTGCTCGCGGCGCTCGACGAGACAGCCTAG
- a CDS encoding winged helix-turn-helix domain-containing protein, which translates to MPYAPQSLTASRDSTTIEAEQSIQDVLDALDDPDCRAILDATGDEALTAGELSEQCELALSTAYRKVDDLTDAGLLEERTRISRSGSHTSEYARLVEDVHLTLDDCGLSLSLSKRRSQTPAPRGMMPANSD; encoded by the coding sequence ATGCCCTACGCCCCCCAGTCGCTGACGGCGAGTCGTGATTCGACGACCATCGAGGCCGAGCAATCGATCCAGGACGTCCTCGACGCGCTGGACGACCCGGACTGCCGCGCGATTCTCGACGCGACCGGCGACGAGGCGCTGACTGCCGGCGAACTCTCCGAGCAGTGCGAGCTCGCACTCTCGACGGCCTACCGGAAGGTCGACGACCTCACTGACGCCGGCCTCCTCGAAGAACGGACGCGCATTTCGCGGTCGGGATCGCACACCAGCGAGTACGCCCGCCTTGTCGAGGACGTCCACCTCACGCTGGACGACTGTGGACTGTCGCTCTCGCTGTCGAAACGGCGGTCCCAGACGCCCGCGCCGCGCGGGATGATGCCCGCGAATTCCGATTGA
- a CDS encoding helix-turn-helix transcriptional regulator, with product MSTSVTEEDLSEEELAGLELVRETGGIHQSDFWKELDVSSRKGSRIVESLVEKEMIDREETVYNGHNTYHLSPTARDLEFSLLMAGDMLSPFIGDEEINPQSDAFTQWVMNLAYQE from the coding sequence ATGAGTACGTCAGTCACCGAGGAGGATCTCTCGGAGGAGGAGCTTGCGGGGTTGGAACTCGTCCGGGAGACAGGGGGGATCCACCAGAGCGATTTCTGGAAGGAGCTGGACGTCAGTTCCCGCAAGGGGAGTCGGATCGTCGAGTCGCTCGTCGAGAAGGAGATGATCGACCGCGAAGAGACCGTCTACAACGGTCACAACACCTACCATCTCTCGCCGACCGCACGGGACCTCGAATTCTCGCTGCTGATGGCCGGCGACATGCTCTCGCCGTTTATCGGTGACGAGGAGATCAACCCACAGAGCGACGCGTTCACCCAGTGGGTAATGAACCTCGCCTACCAGGAGTAA
- a CDS encoding DUF7560 family zinc ribbon protein — MSGSDTKTAFTFVCPECAESLEVNASMRDVLVEKGCVVCSAAVTADAFSQAPAPSS, encoded by the coding sequence ATGAGTGGCAGTGACACAAAAACGGCGTTCACGTTCGTCTGCCCGGAGTGTGCGGAATCACTCGAAGTGAACGCTTCGATGCGGGACGTGCTCGTCGAGAAGGGGTGTGTCGTCTGTTCGGCGGCGGTGACTGCCGACGCGTTCTCCCAAGCGCCAGCGCCGTCGAGCTAG